In Nitrosococcus halophilus Nc 4, the genomic stretch ATACCCGAGGCCCGCATGGCAACTTCCAAAGTAGCGTTTTCAGGCACTGATACCTTAAGGATGACCTGCTTATCGGGACGGGCATAGGCCACCTCAACGGTGATCATTTTAACGTCGGCCATAACACTCTTTAGCCCGCTCACAGAAAGCATCCACCAGTGTTGCTGTGATTTCACTAAATATGGGACCTAGCGCCATGCTAATGAGGCGACTTGAAAATTCAAACTCCATGGCGAGTGAAATCCGGCAGCCTTCGGATTCACCGATGGAATCAAAACGCCAAAAGCCTTCCAGATGGTGGAAAGGCCCCTCCACCAGGCGCACTTCAATGATTTTGTTTTTTTGCAGCCGATTATGTGTGGTAAAGGATTTATGGATAGCCCCCCGGGCCAGTTCGATAGTGGCGTAGACTTCGTCCTGATCACGGCTATGGACTTGGGTGTCGCGACACCAGGGAAGAAATTTTGGGTAGGACTCGATGTCATCCACCAGAGCGAACATCTCAGCCGGGGTATAAGGGACTAAAGCGCTGCGATTTAATGTAGTCATGAGAACATACGGTTTAGCTAGTTAAGAGCACCAATAGCATGAAGAAATATAATAATAACCGCGAAGGGGGCAACAAAACGAACCAGAATAAGCCATAGCCGGTACCCTAATCCATCGCCCATATCAAATTCCTCGACACTGGAACTGCGCCACAGGACCCAGCCGGAAAATACGGCAATAAATAGCCCCCCCAGGGGCAACATAATATTAGAAGTCAGGTAATCGACCAAGCCAAAAAAGGTCATGCCGAAGAGGGTGGCGTCCGACCAATGATTGAAGGAAAGGAGGCTGCCAATGCCAAGCAACCAAACCATGCTGCCTATCCACGCGGAGGCTTTGACCCGGCTCATACCGAGATTTTCCACCAGGTAGGCGACCGCGGGTTCAATCAATGAAATCGCGGAGGTCCAGGCGGCAAAGGCGAGTAAAAGGAAGAAAAGGGCCCCAAAGAAAGACCCGCCCGGCATGTGCCCGAAGGCCAGGGGCAAGGTTTTGAACACTAACCCCACGCTTTGATCCGGGGTGAGGCCATTGGCGAAAACCAGGGGAAAAATCGCCAGTCCTGCCAGCATGGCGACTAAAGTATCGGCAAAAGAGATGGAAAGGGCGGCCCAGGCGATAGAAGTCTGACGGTTGAGATATGAACCGTACACCATGATCGCCCCCATGCCCAGGCTCAAGCTGAAAAAGGCCTGCCCCATGGCAGCCAACACTCCATTGGCGGTGAGCTGATCGAAATTAGGTTCGAACATGAACCGAAGCCCTTGGTTAAAATACTCTCCGGTGCTGATGGCATAGCCCACGAGCACCAAAAGCAAGACAAAAAGCGCCGGCATCAGGAAGCGGACCGCTTGTTCAAGGCCACTCTTAACGCCTCGGGAAACCACCACGGTGGTGATGACCATGAAGAGGGTATGCCAAGCCAGCAGCCGCTCTGGATCGTTCACCAATTGATTGAATAGGCCTTCGACATTTTCTGCGGTGGCCTCCGCAAACATACCGGCGCCGGTGCGAAAGATGTAAGCCAGGGTCCAACCAGCGATAACGCTGTAGTAGGACATGATTAAAAACCCGGCAATGACGCCGAGCCATCCCAGATATTGCCAGCGGGGACTCTTATCCTCTTCTATGGCGATAGTGCGCATGGTATTAATGGGGCTTTGGCGGCCTCGACGGCCCAGCATAATCTCGCCCATCATGATGGGAACGCCCATCAGAACAATACAGATAATATAAATGAGCACAAAGGCCCCGCCGCCATTTTCACCGGCCACATAGGGAAATTTCCAGATATTGCCCAGGCCTACGGCAGAACCGGTCGCGGCAAGCAGAAAGATCCAGCGGGAAGACCACTGGCCGTGAATAGAGGTGCGCTGGCTTGTCATCCTTTATCCTTTCGGAGAATTCATCGGAGGCCAGATTGTGGGCGAATTTTCCTTCAGGCTCAAGGTCACAGGGGCAAGGGTTCTCATGATTAACCTGTTATACTGATAGTATGGCTAAAAGCAAAAAGAAACAGTCCGGTACTCCAAGCAATACCATTGCCCTAAACCGGAAGGCCCGCCACGATTATTTCATCGAGGAGCGTTACGAGGTGGGTCTCGCCCTGGAGGGTTGGGAGGTCAAAAGCCTGCGGGCGGGGCGGGTGCAACTGAGCGAGAGTTACTGCCTTCTCAAAGGGGGGGAGGCGTGGCTGTTCGGCGCTCATATTACCCCTTTAAACACGGCCTCGACCCATATCCGCCCGGATCCCCTTCGAACCCGAAAATTGCTCCTCCATAGCGAAGAACTGCGTAAACTCATTGGGGCGGTGGAACGCAAGGGCTACGCTTTGGTGCCCCTGGCTTTATATTGGAAGCGGGGGCGGGTAAAATTGGAGATTGCTTTGGCCAAGGGTAAGCATAAGTACGACAAGCGTGCGGTTGAAAGGGAGAAAGAGTGGTCTCGGCAAAAAGAGCGGCTGCTAAAGATTCGTTAGATAGATTCTAAGCCCCTTGGCGGGGAACTTCTGTTTTGGTTAAACTGTCTTACTAGGTAAATTCGGAAGAACCGGCTTCTGACGCAAGGTGGCAGAATACGGGTTCTAAAAGTAACGAAATTTTCCCTAAATAATTCCTGAGGGGGCGACTTGGCTTCGACGCGGGTAGCAAAACCTGAGGAGCATGCCGAGGTGCGGTGACCTCGTTAATCACGCTGCAAAATTATAGTTGCCAACGACGACAACTACGCACTCGCTGCTTAAAACCCAGTAGGGTGCCGTCTGACTGAAGCCGTGCTTGTGCGTTCAGATTTCAGGCGTCGACTCTCACAAGATCGCGGTGAAGCTCTCCCAGGGCGGACCCGTTAAAACCTCACTGGGATCGCCGTTTGTCTTCCCTGCCCGTCGGGTAGCAGGCGGTTAAATTAATGATTGGGCTAAGCATGTAGAACCAAAGGCGGAGTGCTTGCGGACGCGGGTTCAATTCCCGCCGCCTCCACCAATTCACTATCCAAGAAAGTCCTTAGTTCCAGACTTTGGAGATGATCACGGCAGTCTTCATACTGGATGACATCGCCTCGTGCCTCGATGTGGCGGATTCTAGCAATGGCATCGAGAATATTTTTGCATAAGGTTGCCATGACTTGATTATAGCTCCACCGCCTCTTTCAATATCTGGTCGTGAAGATGTCTGTTGAGTTCATGCTCCGGGATCACCTCCACCCGCCGCTGGAGCAACTCTTCCAGTCGCTCCGTCAAGGGCAGGCGTTGCGCAAATAGGTCATAACCCCAGGGGAAACTCCACCAGAAAATCCACGTCGCTATCGGGCTGTTCCTCGCCCCTGGCCACCGATCCGAAAACGCGAATATGGCGGGCGCCATACTGATCACCCAACGCGGCGATGACCTCTTTTTTAGCACGCAGCTCATCCAGTAACATGGCGGTCTTTCATCACTTCATCACCCTTTCTTTCCCAAGCCCGATTATTATCGCTTCTTCGTCTCACGCGTTCTCTTCACTGATCCTGGTTTCGCTTTCGCTCCTGAACGTAACTTGACTCGGCCACGAGGGAGACAACGATGATGAATTCCAGACCTTTTCCGCTGGTGTCCGTCGGCTTCATCTCTGATATGCCTCCCGGAGCGATTCCAACAGCGGCAGCAGGACGGGAACATCGTCCTGGATAATGCTCCACAGGGTATCGTCGTCGATGCCAAGGTAACCGTGAATCAGTCGGTTACGGGTGGCGATGATCATCCGCCACGGAATTTCCGGATGTGCGGTTCTGATCTCATCCGGAATGTGGGTGGCCGCCTCGCCGATCAGCTCCAGGTTCCGCAGGGTGGCGTCGTAGTTAAGCCCACTTGCTACGAAAGCGGCCTGGTCGAGGCCGTCGGTATAGGTGAGCACCTTGCGGACGAACTCGATCATGTCATCGAGATAGAAGCGCCATTCCCGCATCGGTGCATTAGACATAGACCCGCTCCTTTTCGATATAGGGGCGCAACTCGGGGCGCAGGGCCTTCTCAGTGACCAGATCTACTGGACAGCCCAGCAGGTCTTCCAGATAGAACTGCACCCCGAAATAGCGCTTTGAGGTAGCTGGGCCGTCGAAGGCGACTAGGATATCCACATCGCTGCCGGCCTCTGCCGTATCCCGTGCCGTCGAGCCGAACAAGGCCAGGTGGGTGACGCCAAAGCGGGCCTGCAACTCCGGCTTGCTTTGGGCCAGCAATTCAAGGGCGCGTTGTCGTTTCATGGCAGTCTCCGTGTCCCACTATCAATTACACGTTAT encodes the following:
- a CDS encoding type II toxin-antitoxin system RatA family toxin — translated: MTTLNRSALVPYTPAEMFALVDDIESYPKFLPWCRDTQVHSRDQDEVYATIELARGAIHKSFTTHNRLQKNKIIEVRLVEGPFHHLEGFWRFDSIGESEGCRISLAMEFEFSSRLISMALGPIFSEITATLVDAFCERAKECYGRR
- a CDS encoding sodium-dependent transporter, with the protein product MTSQRTSIHGQWSSRWIFLLAATGSAVGLGNIWKFPYVAGENGGGAFVLIYIICIVLMGVPIMMGEIMLGRRGRQSPINTMRTIAIEEDKSPRWQYLGWLGVIAGFLIMSYYSVIAGWTLAYIFRTGAGMFAEATAENVEGLFNQLVNDPERLLAWHTLFMVITTVVVSRGVKSGLEQAVRFLMPALFVLLLVLVGYAISTGEYFNQGLRFMFEPNFDQLTANGVLAAMGQAFFSLSLGMGAIMVYGSYLNRQTSIAWAALSISFADTLVAMLAGLAIFPLVFANGLTPDQSVGLVFKTLPLAFGHMPGGSFFGALFFLLLAFAAWTSAISLIEPAVAYLVENLGMSRVKASAWIGSMVWLLGIGSLLSFNHWSDATLFGMTFFGLVDYLTSNIMLPLGGLFIAVFSGWVLWRSSSVEEFDMGDGLGYRLWLILVRFVAPFAVIIIFLHAIGALN
- the smpB gene encoding SsrA-binding protein SmpB, which produces MAKSKKKQSGTPSNTIALNRKARHDYFIEERYEVGLALEGWEVKSLRAGRVQLSESYCLLKGGEAWLFGAHITPLNTASTHIRPDPLRTRKLLLHSEELRKLIGAVERKGYALVPLALYWKRGRVKLEIALAKGKHKYDKRAVEREKEWSRQKERLLKIR
- a CDS encoding nucleotidyltransferase family protein, which translates into the protein MLLDELRAKKEVIAALGDQYGARHIRVFGSVARGEEQPDSDVDFLVEFPLGL
- a CDS encoding DUF86 domain-containing protein; the protein is MSNAPMREWRFYLDDMIEFVRKVLTYTDGLDQAAFVASGLNYDATLRNLELIGEAATHIPDEIRTAHPEIPWRMIIATRNRLIHGYLGIDDDTLWSIIQDDVPVLLPLLESLREAYQR
- a CDS encoding nucleotidyltransferase family protein, encoding MKRQRALELLAQSKPELQARFGVTHLALFGSTARDTAEAGSDVDILVAFDGPATSKRYFGVQFYLEDLLGCPVDLVTEKALRPELRPYIEKERVYV